One genomic segment of Ancylobacter sp. IITR112 includes these proteins:
- the mdlC gene encoding benzoylformate decarboxylase, which produces MAGSTVRSVTYDLLRELGLTTFFGNPGSTEETFLKEFPADFTYHLALQEASAIAMADGYAQATGTPAIVNVHTAAGLGNAMGNLITASLNKTPLIVTAGQQTREMLLMEPWLTNVDATQLPRPWVKWSYEPARPEDVPAAFMRAYATAMQAPAGPVFLSLPLDDWDKPLEGRAVVRTVSHRIAPDPDRLKDFADILSGAAHPALIFGAAIDRGAGWADAIALAEALDATVFAAPASERCPFPEDHPLYAGGLPFAIGPLSERLKGHDVALVIGAPVFRYYPYVAGAYLPEGLRLLHISDDPAETARAPVGDSLVGDAVLATRALAAQVARRAAARAIEKLPHRMAPHPAPQRAAATGTVPTAAQVFAALAQVRLPHTVLVEESPSNLADLHTHWPITEPATFFTFASGGLGWNLPAAVGIALGERDTGRHRPVMLIIGDGSFQYSLQGLWTAAREGVPLVVIALRNGEYGILKSFAVLEETPGVPGLDIPGLDLVSLAKGFGCAAERISDLTVLKERVVAAFAAKGPTVFEVPIDPAIPPLI; this is translated from the coding sequence ATGGCTGGTTCAACCGTGCGTTCGGTCACCTATGACCTTTTGCGTGAACTCGGGCTGACGACCTTCTTCGGCAATCCCGGCTCGACTGAAGAGACCTTCCTCAAGGAGTTTCCGGCCGATTTCACCTATCATCTCGCGCTGCAGGAAGCGTCGGCCATCGCCATGGCCGATGGCTATGCGCAGGCGACCGGCACGCCGGCGATCGTCAATGTCCATACCGCCGCCGGTCTCGGCAATGCTATGGGCAATCTCATCACTGCCAGCCTCAACAAGACGCCGCTTATCGTCACCGCTGGCCAGCAGACGCGCGAAATGCTGCTGATGGAGCCGTGGCTGACCAATGTCGACGCCACGCAGCTACCGCGTCCCTGGGTGAAATGGAGCTATGAACCGGCGCGGCCGGAAGACGTGCCCGCCGCCTTCATGCGCGCCTACGCCACTGCGATGCAGGCGCCGGCCGGGCCGGTGTTCCTCTCGCTGCCGCTGGACGACTGGGACAAGCCGCTCGAAGGTCGCGCGGTGGTGCGCACGGTGAGCCATCGCATTGCCCCCGATCCGGACCGGCTGAAGGATTTCGCCGATATTCTCTCCGGCGCCGCCCATCCTGCGCTGATTTTCGGCGCGGCCATTGATCGTGGCGCGGGCTGGGCAGACGCCATCGCCCTGGCGGAGGCGCTGGACGCCACCGTGTTCGCCGCGCCGGCCAGCGAGCGCTGCCCTTTCCCCGAGGATCACCCGCTCTATGCCGGCGGGCTGCCCTTCGCCATCGGCCCGCTCAGCGAGAGACTGAAGGGGCACGATGTCGCCCTCGTCATCGGCGCGCCGGTGTTCCGCTATTACCCTTATGTTGCCGGAGCCTATCTCCCCGAGGGACTGCGCCTGCTGCATATCAGCGACGACCCGGCGGAGACGGCGCGGGCACCGGTGGGGGACAGTCTGGTCGGCGATGCTGTGCTGGCAACCCGGGCGCTGGCGGCGCAGGTGGCGCGCCGAGCGGCGGCTCGCGCCATCGAGAAACTGCCGCACCGCATGGCGCCGCATCCCGCGCCACAAAGAGCCGCGGCGACCGGCACCGTGCCCACGGCCGCGCAGGTCTTCGCGGCGCTGGCGCAGGTGCGCCTGCCGCATACGGTGCTGGTGGAAGAATCGCCCTCCAACCTGGCCGATCTGCACACGCACTGGCCGATCACCGAGCCGGCGACCTTCTTCACCTTCGCCAGCGGCGGGCTCGGCTGGAACCTCCCCGCCGCCGTGGGCATCGCGCTGGGTGAGCGCGACACCGGCCGACATCGGCCGGTGATGCTGATCATCGGTGACGGTTCGTTTCAATATTCTCTGCAGGGCCTGTGGACGGCGGCGCGGGAGGGCGTGCCGCTGGTCGTCATCGCGCTGCGCAATGGCGAATATGGCATCCTCAAATCCTTCGCGGTGCTCGAAGAGACGCCCGGCGTGCCGGGGCTGGACATTCCCGGCCTCGATCTCGTCAGCCTCGCCAAGGGCTTCGGCTGTGCCGCCGAGCGGATCAGCGACCTCACCGTACTGAAGGAGCGGGTGGTGGCGGCGTTCGCCGCCAAGGGGCCGACCGTGTTCGAGGTGCCGATCGACCCCGCCATCCCACCGCTGATCTGA
- a CDS encoding spermidine synthase, translated as MIPWILLDTAHVPEGGELRLKRRGDEFSIMAGATELMNSRLSGSEQALATLVCARLGACPAPVLLIGGLGMGFTLRAALAVLPAQARVVVAELVPAVIDWARGPMAPIFGDSLDDPRVALIAGDVAERLREGRAVFDGILLDVDNGPGGLTREANDGLYSPAGLAVAWAALRPGGVLAVWSSAPDSSFTMRLRRAGFAVEEARVRAHGKSGARHVIWLAQKPAKGAAPVATRPPRRP; from the coding sequence ATGATTCCCTGGATACTGCTCGACACCGCCCACGTGCCCGAGGGAGGTGAACTGCGCCTCAAGCGGCGCGGTGACGAGTTTTCCATCATGGCCGGGGCGACCGAACTGATGAACAGCCGCCTCAGCGGCTCGGAGCAGGCGCTGGCGACACTGGTCTGCGCCCGGCTCGGGGCCTGCCCGGCCCCTGTTCTGCTGATAGGCGGGCTCGGCATGGGCTTTACCTTGCGTGCCGCGCTCGCTGTGCTGCCGGCGCAGGCTCGGGTGGTGGTGGCGGAGCTGGTCCCGGCGGTGATTGACTGGGCACGTGGCCCCATGGCGCCGATCTTCGGCGACAGCCTCGATGATCCGCGCGTCGCGCTGATCGCCGGCGATGTCGCCGAGCGTCTGCGCGAAGGCCGCGCCGTCTTTGACGGCATTCTGCTCGATGTCGACAATGGTCCGGGCGGGCTGACGCGGGAGGCCAATGACGGGCTGTACAGCCCGGCCGGGCTGGCGGTCGCCTGGGCCGCACTGCGTCCGGGCGGGGTGCTGGCGGTGTGGTCGTCGGCCCCTGACAGCAGCTTCACCATGCGGCTGCGCCGCGCCGGTTTCGCGGTGGAGGAAGCGCGGGTGCGCGCCCATGGCAAGAGCGGGGCGCGCCACGTCATCTGGCTCGCGCAGAAGCCGGCCAAGGGCGCGGCTCCCGTGGCGACGCGCCCCCCGCGCCGTCCCTGA